GCCGCTCTACCGCTGCATAAAACGTATACATCGGGTTAATGTTTTCTACCGGGAAATCTGTTCCCAACGGAATCCATCCGTTTTGATTTAACAGCGTTTTATAAATGTATGCTGATGATTTCAGTCTTTTATCACCCAGGCGCTTGCCCGCCCAGTACATATCTGATGTAGCATGTGTAGGCTGTACCGATGGGATGATGCTGTTATCGCCAAAAAGGGCAACATCTTCGGGCGCCACAATTTGTGAATGCTCTATCCTCCAGCGGAGATCGTTTTTACCTTTTAAAACAGATGCATATATTTTTAACATTACCCGGTTGGCCGAATCGCCGATGGCATGGGTGCACATCTGGAAGCCTTTGGCTGCAATTTTCTTTGCTACCTCCTCAAAATGGGCCTGGCTGCTCAATAAGAAGCCACTCCATTTCGGCTGGTCGGCATAAGGCTTTAGTAAACAGGCCCCGCGGGAGCCCAAAGCACCATCGGCATAAACCTTAAACGCGCGAACATTTAGGCCCGGCGTTTTAAACGCGCCACGTTTAAACAGGTAATCGTAATTCTCAGGCCTGTCTGATAGCATGACATACATGCGCATTTTTAATGATCCTTTATGCTGCAAATCGGCAATGGTATTAATCATGGTATAAGGCAGCCCGCAATCATCAACCGTAGTTAAGCCAACGGCGAAACAGTTTCTTTGTGCCGATAGCAGGGCATTCTCCACAACAGGAGCCGTTGGCTCGGGCACTTTGCGGGTAACAATGCCTACGGCGTTATCAACCATGATGCCGGTGAGCTTCCCGCTAATGGTTTCTATCTCACCACCGGTTATAGTTTGCCCGGGTTTTACGCCTGCAATGTTTAAAGCAGCCTGGTTGGCAATAATAGCATGCCCGTCAACCCGGCTCAATATTACCGGGCGTACCGGGAACAGGCTATCCAGTTTGGCCTTGTCCGGAAACTGTTTTTTAGCCCAGTCGTTTTGGTCCCAACCCCGGCCAATAATCCAGCCATCGGGGTTGCGTGTCGAGTAAGCCTGAACTGAATCAACCACCTCGCCCCAGCTTTTGGTTCCATCCAGGTTTACTTCCTGCAGGCCTAATCCATATTCATAAAAATGGGCGTGGGCGTCAATAAAACCTGGATAAACGGCAGCGCCTTTGGCATCAACTACTTCATGGGCCAGGTATTTTTGCTCTAACGTATCGGCGTTGCCAACAGCTACAATTTTACCTTTGCTTACCACAAATGCGTTGGCTGTAGTAAAAGCGCTATCAACGGTATAAACAACCGCGTTTTTTATTAGCAAATCGGCATTATACTCTTTTTGTTTGCAGGCTGCAGCCAGGAGCAGCAGCGCCGGCAATAATTTCTTCATAAGCTTTTAAAAGTATCAAGTAGTAAGTATCAAGAACGCTCGCAATGTTGAATAGTTTGCAAATTACTTGTAGATACTGATCAATTACAAAACTAATGTATTCTCAGTCAAATCTGGATACTTGCTACTTACTACTTGATACTACAAAATCATAAAGTTATGCCTTCAAATATTTAATTTAGCATCGAAAACGAAATTGAAGGGAATTTTTTTAAATGTCAGATATAATTCAGCTTTTACCAGATGCCGTTGCCAACCAGATTGCTGCAGGCGAGGTGGTACAACGACCGGCATCGGCGGTAAAAGAATTGGTGGAGAACGCGATTGATGCCGGGGCGGGTAAAATACAGCTCATTATTAAAGATGCCGGAAAATCATTGATACAGGTTATTGACGATGGCTGCGGCATGAGCCTTACCGATGCCCGTATGTGCTTTGAGCGGCATGCTACCTCCAAAATTCGCAAGGCCGAAGATCTGTTCGCCATCCGCACCATGGGCTTCAGGGGCGAGGCCATGGCATCGATAGCCGCTATTGCGCAGGTGGAATTAAAAACCCGCCGACATGAAGATGAGCTGGGTACCTGTATTTTTATTGAAGGATCGGAAGTGATTAGCCAGGAGGCGTGTTCGGCCAATACCGGTACCTCTATATCCATCAAAAACCTGTTTTATAACACACCCGCCCGGCGTAACTTTTTAAAAAGTAACCCGGTAGAAATGCGCCATATTATCGACGAATTTCAACGGGTAGCGCTGGCCAACCCACAAATATTTTTTACCCTGCACCATGATGGTCAGGAAGTTTACCATTTGCCCGGCGCTGCCTTAAAGCAACGCATAGTGCACCTGTTTGGCAATAACTATAATCAGCGCCTGGTGCCGGTTGAGGAAGATACTACCATTATTAACCTGCGTGGTTTTGTTGGCAAACCCGAGTTTGCCCGTAAAACACGGGGCGAGCAATTCTTTTTTGTAAACTACCGCTTTATCCGCGATGCCTATTTGAACCACGCTGTACTTACAGCCTTTGAGGAATTGTTGCCCGATGATTGCTACCCGTTTTATGTGCTGTTTATAGATATCGATCCGTCAAAAATTGATATTAACGTGCATCCTACCAAAACCGAGATTAAGTACCAGGATGAGAAGGCGATTTATGCCATTATCCGGTCGGCGGTAAAACGGTCTTTAGGCAGGTATAACATTACTCCAAGTTTGGATTTTGACCAGGAAAACAGCATCGAACACCTGATAACCCCAAAACCTTTTGAGGAGATTATTGCCCCGACAATTTCCTTTAACCCTGACTTTAACCCCTTTGCTGCCGAGAAAAAATCATCAGGAACACGCGAGCAGCATCCTTTTTTGAGGGATAACAACGATTACCGCAACACCCCTATACCCAATAACTGGGATACGCTGTACGAGATAAGCAAAAAAGAAACCAACCTGCAGCAGCAGATGCACAACGAAAAAAGCATTGCTGTTGATGAGCAGGAGGTAAGCAAACCCAGCGAGCGGCAATTGTTCCAGATTCATAACCGGTTTATTTTATCGCAAATTAAATCGGGCTTTATGCTGATAGGGCAGCAGGCCGCGCATGAGCGCATTTTGTACGAACGCTTTTTACAACAACTGCAGCATCACTCGGGCGTAAGCCAGCAAAGTTTATTTCCACAATCGGTAACACTAAACGGCAGCGATTTTGAGTTATTGAGGGAGCTTTTGCCCGATATTAAGGCCCTCGGCTTTGATATCCGTGAGTTTGGTAAAAACACCGTGGTTGTTGACGGCATACCGGCCGATTTGAGCAATGTTGACGAACACGAACTTTTAGAACATTTATTGGAAGGGTTTAAAAACAATATGGCCATTTTAAAAGTAGATAAGCGGGATAACCTGGCACGGTCATTAGCCCGTAATGCTGCGCTTAAAACCGGCACCAAATTATCATTGGAAGAAATGAACCAGCTTATCGACCAGCTTTTTGCCTGCCAATCGCCTAACCAGGCATTGAACGGTAAGCCCGTAATCAGTACATTTACGCTGGCCGAATTAATGGAACGCTTTGAAAAATAGCCCCGGGGCTTTAATTATACTATGAACGGATACAATCAATCGCCTTTTGCCAATATCACACCGGTAGTAAAAAACCTGCTGATTATAAATGTTTTGTTTTTTATAGGAGATCTTACCATCGGGAAATATATTCCTAAGATAATGCAGGTTTTACCTGTTTATTATTTTAATTCTCCATTTTTTAGGCCTTGGGAAATAATCACCTACATGTTTATGCACGGCGGTTTTACGCACATCTTTTTCAATATGTTCGCGCTGTTTTCTTTTGGTCCTATCCTGGAATATGCCATGGGATCAAAAAAGTTTTTCAATCTGTATTTTTTATGCGGAATAGGTGGAGTTCTTTGTAATTTTGCAGTTCAGGCCTATGAAGTACATGCCATTACCGGCGCATTTACCTTATCGCATCCAGAGCTTCAGTCAACATTTGATCAATATCTTGGAGGAGGCGAAAAGCTTGCTGCAATTTACTATGTACCAACGGTAGGAGCATCCGGTGCAATATTTGGCTTGCTGGTAGCCTTTGGCATGTTGTATCCGAACCTTGAATTAATGATCATGTTTATACCCGTGCCCATCAAGGCAAAATATATTATACCAATATATATTGTTATAGAGCTATTTATGGGATATGAAAAATTTTCATGGGATCCGGTAGCACACTTTGCCCATCTTGGCGGTGCATTAATTGGTTATCTGATGGTAAAAATTTGGCGATTGCAGCATAACTAACAATTTTTAACAATAAACAGGAGTTATCAAATTAATAACGGTTTTATTATGAGCACCCTTTGGCAAAATATCCAATACAAAATGCTGCGGTCGGGCAATAAGCTCAACCTGCTTATTGGTATTAATGTGATTGTTTTTTTGGCGATAAACGTCCCGGCTGTGCTTGAACATATGATTACAAGTTTTAGCAGGCCAAGTACAATTGAGTTTTACGCGTTTGATTATTTAGCAACTACTGCTCACCTGCCCAAATTACTTACCCGTTTTTGGACCCCATTCACCTACATGTTTATGCATGACGGCATATTTCATATCCTGTTCAACATGCTTTGGCTGTACTGGATGGGCCAGATATTTGAGGAGTACCTGGGCAACAAACGTACCATTGGCCTTTACATTATGGGGGGGCTTTCCGGCGCTTTGTTGTTTATAGCTTGTTTTAATCTTTTCCCGGCCTTTTCTCAAAATCCGGCCCTGTTGGCTGTGCCGGTTGTCGGAGCATCGGCAAGTGTTATGGCTATTGTTGTTGCTACCGCTACGCTACTGCCAAATTATACTATTTCATTAATATTGATTGGCCCGGTTAAGCTAAAATGGCTTGTTTTTGTGATCCTGGTAATTGACTTTTTGA
The genomic region above belongs to Mucilaginibacter sp. KACC 22773 and contains:
- a CDS encoding rhomboid family intramembrane serine protease — encoded protein: MQVLPVYYFNSPFFRPWEIITYMFMHGGFTHIFFNMFALFSFGPILEYAMGSKKFFNLYFLCGIGGVLCNFAVQAYEVHAITGAFTLSHPELQSTFDQYLGGGEKLAAIYYVPTVGASGAIFGLLVAFGMLYPNLELMIMFIPVPIKAKYIIPIYIVIELFMGYEKFSWDPVAHFAHLGGALIGYLMVKIWRLQHN
- the mutL gene encoding DNA mismatch repair endonuclease MutL, with amino-acid sequence MSDIIQLLPDAVANQIAAGEVVQRPASAVKELVENAIDAGAGKIQLIIKDAGKSLIQVIDDGCGMSLTDARMCFERHATSKIRKAEDLFAIRTMGFRGEAMASIAAIAQVELKTRRHEDELGTCIFIEGSEVISQEACSANTGTSISIKNLFYNTPARRNFLKSNPVEMRHIIDEFQRVALANPQIFFTLHHDGQEVYHLPGAALKQRIVHLFGNNYNQRLVPVEEDTTIINLRGFVGKPEFARKTRGEQFFFVNYRFIRDAYLNHAVLTAFEELLPDDCYPFYVLFIDIDPSKIDINVHPTKTEIKYQDEKAIYAIIRSAVKRSLGRYNITPSLDFDQENSIEHLITPKPFEEIIAPTISFNPDFNPFAAEKKSSGTREQHPFLRDNNDYRNTPIPNNWDTLYEISKKETNLQQQMHNEKSIAVDEQEVSKPSERQLFQIHNRFILSQIKSGFMLIGQQAAHERILYERFLQQLQHHSGVSQQSLFPQSVTLNGSDFELLRELLPDIKALGFDIREFGKNTVVVDGIPADLSNVDEHELLEHLLEGFKNNMAILKVDKRDNLARSLARNAALKTGTKLSLEEMNQLIDQLFACQSPNQALNGKPVISTFTLAELMERFEK
- a CDS encoding rhomboid family protein, yielding MSTLWQNIQYKMLRSGNKLNLLIGINVIVFLAINVPAVLEHMITSFSRPSTIEFYAFDYLATTAHLPKLLTRFWTPFTYMFMHDGIFHILFNMLWLYWMGQIFEEYLGNKRTIGLYIMGGLSGALLFIACFNLFPAFSQNPALLAVPVVGASASVMAIVVATATLLPNYTISLILIGPVKLKWLVFVILVIDFLSIVGPNAGGEIAHLGGALFGFIYIKQLQRGHDWITGIANIFKSKSKLKVVYSNTGKNSTEYPRQDEIDRILDKISQTGVDSLSRQEKETLARASKNEK
- a CDS encoding amidohydrolase yields the protein MKKLLPALLLLAAACKQKEYNADLLIKNAVVYTVDSAFTTANAFVVSKGKIVAVGNADTLEQKYLAHEVVDAKGAAVYPGFIDAHAHFYEYGLGLQEVNLDGTKSWGEVVDSVQAYSTRNPDGWIIGRGWDQNDWAKKQFPDKAKLDSLFPVRPVILSRVDGHAIIANQAALNIAGVKPGQTITGGEIETISGKLTGIMVDNAVGIVTRKVPEPTAPVVENALLSAQRNCFAVGLTTVDDCGLPYTMINTIADLQHKGSLKMRMYVMLSDRPENYDYLFKRGAFKTPGLNVRAFKVYADGALGSRGACLLKPYADQPKWSGFLLSSQAHFEEVAKKIAAKGFQMCTHAIGDSANRVMLKIYASVLKGKNDLRWRIEHSQIVAPEDVALFGDNSIIPSVQPTHATSDMYWAGKRLGDKRLKSSAYIYKTLLNQNGWIPLGTDFPVENINPMYTFYAAVERQDLKGFPEHGFQKENALSRTEALRGITIWAAKANFEEKEKGSIEPGKYADFVILDKDIMKVKGAELPTTKVTQTYINGVKVYDKK